A stretch of Candidatus Binatia bacterium DNA encodes these proteins:
- a CDS encoding (2Fe-2S)-binding protein, with protein sequence MKLSFSLNGRQIETDYEHCETLAEVLRDRLNLTGTKLSCEVQVCGACTVLVDGLPVSACTLLAYEARGRNVVTIEGLAKPDGTLHPIQQAFIDEFAFQCGFCTPGMILAVKALLDENPKPTREEIIHYMDGNICRCTGYVPIVRAIQKVAGTLEENKK encoded by the coding sequence ATGAAACTATCTTTTTCATTGAATGGCCGGCAGATTGAGACGGACTACGAGCATTGCGAAACCCTGGCCGAGGTCCTGCGCGACCGGCTGAACCTCACCGGAACGAAGCTCTCTTGCGAGGTCCAGGTCTGCGGCGCTTGCACGGTGCTGGTCGACGGCCTTCCGGTGAGCGCCTGCACGTTGCTCGCTTACGAAGCGCGCGGACGGAACGTCGTCACGATCGAAGGCCTTGCCAAGCCCGACGGCACCTTGCATCCGATCCAGCAGGCGTTCATCGACGAGTTCGCTTTTCAGTGCGGCTTTTGCACGCCGGGCATGATTCTCGCCGTCAAAGCCTTGCTGGATGAAAATCCCAAGCCGACGCGCGAGGAGATCATCCATTATATGGACGGCAATATCTGCCGCTGCACCGGTTATGTGCCGATCGTTCGCGCGATTCAGAAAGTCGCGGGAACGCTGGAGGAAAATAAAAAGTAA